TGTGCTGTAAACAAAATTATCAGCGTTCTgatagaaacaaaagaaaagttttgtgcATTCAGATTTTCAGGTCAATTCCTGGAAATCAACATGGACGCCAAGTTTCTGGATGGCGAGCAGCAGGTGGAAGGTATTCACTTGCTGACCGACTTTAACCTGGTCCGCCAATTACAGGTGCGAATAGGTGAATGCGCCAAAGGACCGACGGAATATTTCCCGGCCATCTGGCCAGTTGATTTGTCCACTGGAAACATCCCATCCCTGGAGTCTAAGCCACACGTTGTCACTCCCAAACCTTACGGGACGCGTTATTTGCTCTACGTCGACCCTTCCGGCGAGATGTTCTTGGAAAACTTGACGCAACACATCTTCCGCATCGACGACGATCACGCAATCAAAATGATTTCTTCGGATGGACAATCCATCACCGACGTCATCCTGGACGGCGTCGTCACCCGAGTGTCGGAAAAGCATCCGGATGCCTGAAGGTTGACATTTGTCATTATGGATGCCATCCTGTGTCGAGGAGTTGGTTTGACGCAAATGGGCATCTCCCAGCGAATCGTTTATATCAAAGTTAATTCAATAATTGTGCTGATCAAACATTTAAATCAAAACGaactaaaattaattttttattttgataagaATGAGATCATGGCCCCCAGACTAGAAGCGTTGAAGAACGGCACAATTAAAAGCGACGGAGAAGCTTTTAATCTGGACATTGTTGACTGTAAGGAAAGCTACGAAGCGGAGAAATTCCTGTCTGAAGAATTTCGTGATGTTCTGTTTAAATATCCGCTTCTCTCTATTCTATTCATTCCCAAAGATAAGGTCAGTCTAATTCgtttaaaaacaacttttgatgTCATGGTTTTATTTCGCTAAATTTAGGATTACATTTGCGGGACCTGTTTTGACGTCTTTCAATGGAAAGAGAATGACGTTTGCCATGCTGTTTTCCGACTGAAAATACCAGGAAGCCGCGCCACGTAGGCCtaaatatttgttattatGCAATTAATTGGATATTTGACTTTTACTGGCTGTATTACGGAACAGGGCGGAACTCGCCGAGTTGCATTTAGTGAGTGGTGAATCTGGCGATGATATGGTGGAAATTAATTTCGCTTTGATCAAACTGACGGACGAGATTCGTGAGCTGAACGGCCGCATCATCGATTGTCACTACGTCGATAATCAGTGCTGGGTCTTCAGCAAATTGCGCGACGATCGTAAATATCCAAACGTGAAACCCGTTATTGAAAGTAtgaaattgtttgatttttaattattgtttcGGTTTATGTTAGTCATGCCAAGTTAGAAAGGCTCATTCAGCTTAATTTTCTTATAACGTCTAgacaagttgaaaaattttgaaaatccggtgACGCGATCTCGTTTGCTTTCATCCCTGGAGATGGTCAAAAGTCTTAATTATGTTTCGGAAGTGTCGTTGAATGATTTAAATcagggggtatagctcagtgctGGCAGAGCATCCGACTGCAGATTGGGCTGTCCCCGGCTAGAAACCGGGTGCCCCCAGCTGTGTATCATTATTATCTGTGTTCTACTATTGAAAAATGTAGTTTTAAAATGATACGTATTGGTTGATTGGCCCAGTTTGgttcgatttttatttatccGTATTAACTCAGCGAACTCAGCGTTCTGATTCATTTAAAACAGGTATTTCAGTTTCCATTCAAaataggtaaaaaaaaaccttccgCCAAATTTCCCCTAATGTCTGCCCTCCTTCGTTCgtgaacaaacaagaaatgtcTTTCTATACCTATTCAATGCCAAATACGGCGATCCTTTCGATATAGCACGCAACCTTCGCTTTTCACGCCGATATGCGAAAGCATTTGTCGCTAATTTCACTTCGTCCCTAAATCCATGCAAGTAAAAGTCTCAGCAGACGACCTTGAAAGGCGGAGCTTTTGGAACTATAACAAATTCCTAGAAGGCGGTTTTCTTCCGCTGCAACAATATAATGTGAGGAAACAATCCAGTGGGTTTCGTTGCCAATTTCTCCTTTCGCTCATCTTATTCATATGATATGACGCCTccagctgaagaagaagagaaggttTTGCCAAAAAAGGTCTTATATTTTATTCGTTAGCTGTGCttgcaaaatataaaagatggTCAGTGTCGGAATCATCTTCACACAATTCTCTCAACTGTCTTCAGCAGAGCAGCTCAGAACaacccaaaacaacaaaaatgaaattcgtgagttaatttactttttttaatgttatcaaattcaaataatacttTAATGTCATAATTATCAGATCATCGCTTTCGCTTTCTTGGCCGTGGCCCTCGCCGCACCTCAAGGGGATAAAAAGCCCATCGAAATTGTGTCATCCAACAGCGAAATGAACGCCGACGGCAGCTACTCATTCGAGTAAGTTAATCTTATTAAGAACCTAATATCattacctaatttttaaaaatgtgtcaaaATCAGTTTCGAGTCTGCCGATGGGACCAAAGTGTctgaaagttggaaaaaatttctaagtccgaaaaattccaagaccggtttttggtggagaccggtcggcagttgagcgggcggcccggcccgggctctggtgaaagtccggcgaccctctcggaaatgagcttttttcgtacagttactgcccggaacatccaccactttcctatatagggaagaggttgtcgaaaatgaaaattgaaaaattttctaagtccgaaaaatgaaaaattttttctaagtcccgacgatggatagtgaagctataggcggcactggggacgagcaaaggcggctggaaaaagagagaaagagcgaaagaaaaaaagttggaaaaaatttctaagtcctaaaatttccaagaccggtttttggtggagaccggtcggtagttgagcgggcggcccggcctgagctcaggtgaatgtccggcaaaatttcggaaatcaactttttcgtacagttactgcccgggaacatccactactttcctatatagggaagaggttagGTCAATAGATACCAACTTTTATAAAAGTTGTGCCGTTAATGAAGCGGAATTGTCGTATTAAATCCACATATGCCATTCGCTATTATATTAGGTTAGCAAACCATGAACGTCCGATGCAGTATTTCCCGTACATCTGATAATATGATACATTCTAACAATTTATTAAAAGTTATCTCTTAAATAaatgggggtatagctcagtggcagagcatcCGACTGCAGATCGGGCGGTCCCCGGCTCGACCCCGAGTGCCCCCTGTCgaataatgaaaaaaggaCATGAAAGAACTTGATTACCTACAAACTAAGCGATTAAACATGTAATAGAAAATTACACATTCTGCAAATTTTAAGTAGGTTCAGATTCCATGTGATCTTATTCTCCAGTTCATATCAATCAAATCATTCAAAACAACCATCAGAATATGTAGAACCCAATTATTAGTCATCTATTGCGTTTATTTACATAAATCATTCATCATCTCACAGACAAGACATTACaaataatttaagaattatttagcaaattaaattaaatatttagtaGATCTTGTATCCCTTTCCGTTGAATGGAATGtggacgggagcgacgggGAGTTCGTATTCGTGGACGGGGGCGACGGGCAGGACGTACTCGTGAACGGGAGCCACCGGGAGCTCGTAGACGtggacgggagcgacgggcaaGTGGTCACCCTTGGGTTGGAATCCGGCGTTATCAGCGGCCCAGgtcaaagtgaatttctcgCCTTCGGGGGAGACCCAGTAGGAGGATCCTTTGTTGGTATTTCCGTAAACCTCCTCGGTGTATTCTTTGCCGTAATCATCGACGGTGGTCACGACGAATTTCTTCTGCTCCTGGGTCTCGTCACGGGTGGTGTAGTCAGACTGGGcgtagctgtttttttttattttattttcatttcatattttattagtcgccagttaattaattcaaaaaggaaaaagaaattggacgTACCTCCACTTGCTGCTGCCGTCCAAGTTGCGCTCGTCCGATTGGCTGGTGACGGTAATCTCGGGATATTTGTAGTCCTTCTCGTACGTCTTCTCGTACGTTGCGTAACTCGaaggagcggcggcggcgacggcCAAGACAGCGGCGATGACGAACTGCCATAATATTGAATAGgttgaataattaattattatgcaataatttttaatcttacattaaaagtgaaattattttaagaataaaagagGGAACTTACCAATTTCATGTTTGAACTGGATGATTGACTTCGAGTGTCTGATGTCTTTCCCGTcgattcgatttctttttatacgaATTGGAACGGCGCACGCACATTCTAATCTTGACCCACACCCCAGTAAATCTCAGCACAACCAGAAAAGTTAACTCACATAATTTATTCGGTTTCATTCTGTCTGtcacaataagaaaaaaataaacaactcaGACAATTTGGTTTCAGCTACAGGCAATTTTGCCACCTTTCGTTTCGGCGAAAACTGCAGAccttttcgtgttgaattttcaatttccacTTTTAGAtactatttttgttctttttaactTCCAAAATCTTCGACTCTTAATTTTCTGATTCAAAACTAGAATCGGTGCCAATAACTGTCCTTTTGAATTTCACAAGTCCATTCATCCGCTTGAATGGCAtctggaaattatttttcgattgTAGAACAGATAACGTAAATTTTCTTATAATGTGTTAGTTATTGCTTCTCATCGGTAACGCCGTTCGATCATTTAGATCGAGCAAAACATTTCTGGTTTCGGTCAATCTCAATCGTTACCACGAACGAAAagacaaaatttgatttttttttaatcccgAAGCGGTTGCAATTTTATCACGAACTAGGGCGAACGAGTTTCCGAATAAGTAGGTAACTCTTAGTCAATGCCAAGTGCGTTCCTTTCACTCTTGTTTTTGCATTTtccaaatttaagaaataaatagaCAGCTCGAGTTTTCACGCGACCATAGGCCCTTATGAAGGATAGGGCATCCTTCATAATGAATAAGTTAACCGGATTTTATTTTGTGCTATAGAGTATggattctcttctttcttttattttttcagaacCGATCAGAAAGACCTTCATCCTACAAGACCTTAAACTTGCCCACCATTTCTTTTGTATGCGGTTCGGttctttggtttttatttagcACAGATTTGACTAACACAAGCGCACCGATGAATGCATGTGATAGTAGAGGAAAAGTGAAGTAAAAGTCAAATTCGACCTTGAAGAACTCTTCCTATTAcatcaaacaataaaattggatttttatttggggAAGCTTCCACAGTTGCTATAGCTGTTGTTTTCTCCTTTCACCCATTTTAACATGACGCCTCCagatggagaagaagagagaactaGGAAAGGTCTTCCATTCGTTTTCACGAGCttgcaaaatataaaagatggTCAGCGTCGGAATCATCTTCACACAATTCTTTCAACTGTCTTCAGAAGAGCAGCTCAGAACaacccaaaacaacaaaaatgaaattcgtgagttaatttacttatttagtattattaaattcaaataatgcTTTAACGTCATAATTACCAGATCGTCTCTCTCGCTTTCTTGGCCGTGGCCCTCGCCGCACCTCAAGGAGATAAGAAGCCCATCGAAATTGTGTCGTCCAACAGCGAAATGAACACCGACGGCAGCTACTCATTCGAGTAAGTTCATATTATTAATCCTAATGTCattacctaatttttaaaaatgtgtcaaaATCAGTTTCGAGTCTGCCGATGGGACCAAAGTGTCTGAAAGTGGCAACCAGAAACAAGTTGGACCCAAACCGGAGGATATCGGGACCGTGTCCAAGGGCTCCTACTCGTTCACGACTCCCGACGGCGTCGTCCTCACTGTCAATTGGGTGGCCGATGAAAACGGATTCCAGGCCACCGGCGACCACCTCCCCACTCCTCCACCCATGCCCGAGCATGTCGTCAAGATGCTGGCCGACCTTAAAGCCGCCGGAGTCCTGTAAACGATcaatcaacaatttcaacCGTGGATTAAATATGTACATATCgccaacattcttggcaaCTTCCGAGGGATTTGCTATGGATAATTTGGTCTTGTatgataaaaacattttactcTGATTTTATTACCGTGTTTTAGCAACTGTCAATCAGTAATGTAGCGTGAATTTCATTCAGAAAACGTTTGATTAGTTTCACTGTTATTTCCGGTTCTCTGACTGATGAAATTGATTAGGAAATTGCGGACTGCTCACGCAATCGTCGCTAATCAGCTATAGGAGTATTTGGAAGCTACTTTCTTTATAAGTGGTTTGGTAGAGACTTTCGCTCCAGCATTTGGAATATAACCATCAACATATGATCTCTAAAGTCTTAAACTTTAGGCTAGATGAGAATTTCGCAGTTATTACCGTAGTAAATTAGCCAGCGCAGTTGCTATTTAAGCATGTCAACTACCAAGTTGATTAGATCGTCTGGAAAATTTTTAGTTTGTCGATTTTTGTGATTATTGATGTatggtatagctcagtggtagagcatccGACTGCACATTGTGTGGTCCCCTTTTCAAATCCGGGTGCTCCCTGGAAACGTATTACATTACGTTATAAACAATTTAAAGTTGGAATCATTCAGATACGACTGGCATCAGTTCATCACAAATTAAAGTTATAAGAATTATAAGAATTAATCTAGTCGCAGCAGAACTGTTATCGCTATGTGGTCAAATAACGTGGAATGGTCCAGTTTCTGTCCATGCACACGTCTAATCTATTCTCCCGAAATTAAAGATAACACACAGCAGTCTTGCTTTAAATCCATACAGAACAGATACAATATCTTTGATTTAGTTTTTAGTATTGAGAACTGCTGAGATTTAGTATTGACACTATCCGGTCCGTATTAAGCCGTAGATGAATTTTAcactgtttttaaaaacgacATTCTAGTTTCGATTCGAAATAGGCGAAAAAACACGTCCAACTTTCCCCTAATATCTGCCCTCCTTCGTTGGTTAACAAACGAGTTTTGGGAAATCTCTTTCTACTATATACTCAATGCCAAATATGATAAGGCTTTCGCTGTGGCACGTAACCTTCGTTTCTCACGCCCATCACGCGTAAGCATTTGTCGCTGATTGCGCTTCTTCCCTTTATTCGATTCTGCCTTGACAGTGCCGGTTCATTTCTGCGTTATAATTAACATTTAAACTGAAAGTGGCATGGCCTATTATTAAGGAAAAAGTGGTCGATTTAATATGTAATTATTTATGTTAGCTGCATTTCTTATAGTCAGACTCGATCGGACTCCTCTAAATTTATGATTAATTATTGGCCTTAGATAGAACACTCGAGATTGACCATTTATCAACGCACCATTTCTCTAGACTCtcaaaaattttcatctttAACACCGGACTATAAAGAACTAGACGTGACAGTGCACAAATCGCCAACGACCCTGAAAATCAAATCTGTTTGAATTATAACAAGTTCCTAGAAGAAGGTGAGCACTGTCTTCCTATTGCAAATACCAAAGTTTGTGAGAGGAAACACTCCAGTGGATTTCTCTGCCAATTTCTCCTTTCGCTCATCTCCATATTATATGACGCCTCCAGCTGGAGACGAAGAGAAGGGTTTGCAAATGGAGGGTCCATCGTTTGCATGTCAGtggaaaatataaaagactGTCGGTGTCAGAAACATCTTCACACAACTCTCTCAACTGTCTTCAGAAGAGCAGCACTAAACTCCAAActagcaaaaatgaaattcgtaaGTTTTCTCTACTTTTAATCTTATCGATTTTTACTTTACTCTTGTGCATTGACAGATCGTCGCTCTCGCTTTCTTGGCCGTGGCCCTCGCCGCACCTCAAGGAGATAAGAAGCCCATCGAAATTGTGTCATCCAACAGCGAAATGAACGCCGACGGCAGCTACTCCTTCGAGTAAGTTAATACTATCAATCCTGGTGTAATTAAATCCTAATGTCATttcctaattttaaaaaattgtcaaaatcaGTTTCGAGTCTGCGGATGGGACCAAAGTGTCTGAAAGTGGCAACCAGAAACAAGTTGGACCCAAACCGGAGGATATCGGGACCGTGTCCAAGGGCTCCTACTCGTTCACGACTCCCGACGGCGTCGTCCTCACCGTCAATTGGGTGGCCGATGAAAACGGATTCCAGGCCACCGGCGACCACCTCCCCACTCCTCCACCCATGCCCGAGCACGTCGTCAAGATGCTCGCAGACCTCAAAGCCGCCGGAGTCCTGTAAACGATTCGACATTACTTCACCTGTCAACTACCGGATGTACATAACGAGCCGATAGTATTTTCGTTTTGTCTTCCGCAATCCAAAATGCGacgataaaataaattttttttttaccaaaatcgTGATTTATTGCGTTAGACTAAAGGTCGATTGACTGGCCGGAATATGCAACTATACGGCCTTTACGACGCGACGGGTACTCAAATTAATAGCTGTCAAAAGTTTCTATGCAGGGaaacacaaagaaaatttctagATCACGTAGTTTAACATTTGCTCACGCTTGTCTCGACAATTGGCCCAAAAAGGTTGGATACACTGGTCCATCAAATATTGGCAGCGAAGAATGTCTGTTATGTCTCATAGTCTCAAAGTTAGTTGTGAGGGGAAGAAAAATCTATTAGTTTCCCTAGATGGAACCCTTTAggattagaaataaaaataataaaagcctTTTTCATATGAAATACGGTTCCCACCAATTTTCAAAACGATACGACGCATCGAACAAAATTTGCTGTAGAAATCGGTGTTAAACTTTTATCTGGCGTCGCAGGATATTTTGCTTGATGACTAGTGTAGTAGTGTTTCAAAGTGTTCTTGAGTGTTCTGTCATTCTGTGCATCCGGTGCATGTGGATTGTGGAGTATGTGGACAGAAGAAAAGCTGATAGATTTAAGTTCTCTTCAGATTTTAAACTACAGATAAACTAAGTCattattcaatcaatcaaatcctTTTTGGCAGGTGTCTAATAAGTTATAAAGTATTGGAAACAGATAAGGAGACTATAATGGCCTCCATCAGTGGAAAGAGTCTGTGCTGCTATCAATACTGTGGCTGAAATCTTAATCTTCAGACATTCAACCTGATATTATTGTTTACTGCAACTTTAAAAATGGTATTTGAtgtaaactttttttattttatgtattAGATGTCTTAAGTGaacttcatttgaaatttgtttaaccagAGTCTATTTCACATGATTTCGATTTCAGCCAAGTGTCCAGAGTTTCAGACTGACATCTTCAATTGCTGGTACATGCAACACCCAAACTAATCAAGTAAATGTTTTCAAtattaaacaaaaactaaGATAAGAAAAATCGTGTATTGAGACCAAACTAAAAGCTAGGCAATCAAACCCTCCCCTGTAATTAATTTTCCTGAATCGTGTCACCCTCAGATGTAGTTTTGTTAAGAATCAGTAACAAATCACAAGTCAAATTAATCCAAACACATCCAGGCAACTTATTCCTTAGGTGGAGTAAGTTGGCtgagattttattttgtatatttCTGTTATTTTTAAGAAGCAGAATCTTAAATTCACGAAACATTGCGATCGCTGCGTAGAGtgtcaataaaataatttgttagtTGTAATTGGGCGACTCCAAAGGGGaaagaactttttttgttaattcctGAAAAACTGACCGATAGCACATCCTTAATAGGAAGGGGTATTTTGCAATCTCTGATTGTGTTTATGGCAGGTTCAGATAATGGGCTTCAATCAGCTGAAATAACaagtgaaaagaaatagatttcACTTCAAAACTTTACCATTTTGTGTTGATTATCTGCGTGGTTTTCTCAGTGGTTCCAATCGAAGGATATGGGCATTCTGCATGAAAGTAACGTTTCTCAATAGGCAACAGAATTTGCCAGCTGCCGATAGCCTTGTTTAGCTCATAAGCAACCCGGATTTTGCATATCTTGACGTCCCCCCCAAGTAACTCCCATTCGTACCCATCAAACATCGATCGGGAATTCCgtaaagaaaaaggttttttctcAGCGAAAGTGGACAACTTGCCTTTCAGTGGATGTAACCCAATTTGTCTGTAGTGTATTAAAAACGAGCTAAATCATTCCGGCGTCTTAAATTTCTCGTCGCGCAAATTCAATCAGACGTTTGATGGCAAAACTTTTGTCTGAAGCTGAAAGGGAAGACACCCGTAAATGTAACAGACGAGCAGCCAAAAACTCAATTATTACATAAGATTCCCCCAAGCTtgacaaaatggaaaattctTGTAAGCCAAAACTTTGACGCATCAGGGTACTCTTACGCATACTCTTACAGGGTACAAGAAAAACATATGCGGGACATTTCTTTAGTGGGGGGTggggggcagcagcagcagaagtcGATCCATCCCAATTTCGATTAACATACTGCGAAGTGATCACATGAAACCCCTCATCAAATAACTGACACCGTAACgcagttactttttttttggtttaaattaaaaagtttcTAGACGAACGTGGCGCATAGAAAGTGATCCGCGTTCAAACAGCCGCCAACAGCCAAAGTTGCTGCCAGATCGATACGCAACTTTTGCGGCATTGGCGGAATATAAAGTAAAGAATACGTAGTAGTATGTAGGTTAGGACCGTTAGGTATAGCCGTGCTGTAGGCAGTTTGACTAGGACACGTAGTCGACCGTATACATCCGCACTCGCATTTCCTCCTATAGCTGTTCCTGTTCTGAACTGGAACGTTTCAGTAATTGCGCGCCCTTAAAAACATTTCGTCAGGCGGCCGAAAATGACAAGGAAATCACTGATATTATATGTTGCAGGTTGTCCACAAAATTACACCCACAACAAATGCAGCTATACATTAATTTAGAGAGAACACAGAAGTGATAGTGATTTTTCTGTCCGTCATATGGCGTTATTGACCGACAACTTGTTCCTTATCTATTTAGAAAATGCCTTCTCTGAAGCGATCAGCGCTATTGACGTGAAAATCGATCGAGTCTCTCTTTAATTTCCCAAGGCTCATGCCAAAAATAGATTTCGTGTATCGATAGGCTCACAATAGAATAAGATCTTCTGTTGTATTTATTTACATCAATCATTCATGATTCATCATTCCATATACAAAAGACATTACAAATAATTTAGAATAATTtaagaattaattatttagtaGATTTTGTATCCCTTTCCGTTGAATGGAATGtggacgggagcgacgggGAGTTCGTATTCGTGGACGGGGGCGACGGGCAGGACGTACTCGTGAACGGGAGCCACCGGGAGCTCGTAGACGtggacgggagcgacgggcaaGTGGTCACCCTTGGGTTGGAATCCGGCGTTATCAGCGGCCCAGgtcaaagtgaatttctcgCCTTCGGGGGAGACCCAGTAGGAGGATCCCTTGTTGGTGTTGCCCTCAACTTCCTTGGTGGATTCCTTGCCGTAATCATCGACGGTGGTCACGACGAATTTCTTCTGCTCCTGGGTCTCATCGCGGGTCGTGTAGTCCGACTGGGCGtagctgtttttgttttaaatttttatttcatattttattagtcgcca
This sequence is a window from Daphnia pulicaria isolate SC F1-1A chromosome 7, SC_F0-13Bv2, whole genome shotgun sequence. Protein-coding genes within it:
- the LOC124349976 gene encoding mRNA-capping enzyme-like, whose protein sequence is MDAILCRGVGLTQMGISQRIVYIKNEIMAPRLEALKNGTIKSDGEAFNLDIVDCKESYEAEKFLSEEFRDVLFKYPLLSILFIPKDKDYICGTCFDVFQWKENDVCHAVFRLKIPGSRATAELAELHLVSGESGDDMVEINFALIKLTDEIRELNGRIIDCHYVDNQCWVFSKLRDDRKYPNVKPVIENKLKNFENPVTRSRLLSSLEMVKSLNYVSEVSLNDLNQGV
- the LOC124350158 gene encoding larval cuticle protein LCP-22-like yields the protein MKFIIAFAFLAVALAAPQGDKKPIEIVSSNSEMNADGSYSFDFESADGTKVSESGNQKQVGPKPEDIGTVSKGSYSFTTPDGVVLTVNWVADENGFQATGDHLPTPPPMPEHVVKMLADLKAAGVL
- the LOC124350076 gene encoding larval cuticle protein 65Ag1-like, whose protein sequence is MKLFVIAAVLAVAAAAPSSYATYEKTYEKDYKYPEITVTSQSDERNLDGSSKWSYAQSDYTTRDETQEQKKFVVTTVDDYGKEYTEEVYGNTNKGSSYWVSPEGEKFTLTWAADNAGFQPKGDHLPVAPVHVYELPVAPVHEYVLPVAPVHEYELPVAPVHIPFNGKGYKIY
- the LOC124350155 gene encoding larval cuticle protein LCP-22-like, coding for MKFIVALAFLAVALAAPQGDKKPIEIVSSNSEMNADGSYSFDFESADGTKVSESGNQKQVGPKPEDIGTVSKGSYSFTTPDGVVLTVNWVADENGFQATGDHLPTPPPMPEHVVKMLADLKAAGVL
- the LOC124350074 gene encoding larval cuticle protein 65Ag1-like, whose product is MKLFVIAAVLAVAAAAPSSYATYEKTYEKDYKYPEITVTSQSDERNLDGSSNWSYAQSDYTTRDETQEQKKFVVTTVDDYGKESTKEVEGNTNKGSSYWVSPEGEKFTLTWAADNAGFQPKGDHLPVAPVHVYELPVAPVHEYVLPVAPVHEYELPVAPVHIPFNGKGYKIY